A region of the Anguilla anguilla isolate fAngAng1 chromosome 16, fAngAng1.pri, whole genome shotgun sequence genome:
TGTGCCGTTGTGCTGTTAggcttgtgtgtggtgtgtgcaagAGGTGGGGAGGGTGGCTTTGCTCCAAGGCTGCGTAAGGGCTAACGCTTGCCATTATAAATATGTACTCTCACTGTGATCTGTTCGGTTTGCATGCAGGTTTGAATATGCGGGTTGTGTAGACAAGACTGGCTGTGTCATTGTTAAGATTgctgtgcgtgcgcgtgcgtgtgcgtgctcgtacatgtgcgtgtgtgtgcacgtgcacgcgcCACTGATGGTTCTAGCAAAAGTTGCAAAATGACTTAATCTGAAGCCCTgaatgtttggtttttttgttgttgttctgcaTGCTGTTGATTTCTTTCTACCAGGGAATGTTccatgatttgtttttttaacatcttCTTTGGTGTTCTGACAGACAAACTTGCACAAGCTAAAGAAGAAAACCTCGATATGCACCAGATGTTGGATCAGACTCTAATGGAATTAAATAATATGTGAACAAACCTgaacccctctccccctcccctttccctttTGAGAGTTGTACCACGCTTGCCATGACCCCCCAGCCCCtaccaagccccgcccccctaaGCCCCCGCCACCCTGCCGGCGGAACATGAAAAACCAGAAGCTTCGCATTCACACTGTCCGGCTTTCTGCGGAGCTCAGCGACGGGACGAACCTGAAGTACTTTTCTTAGCCAGGGAAAGGAATTCACGAAATGCTAGTTTTCATCTGGACTGATTTGCCATTTTAATGTGTCAACAttttgtaatcatttttttgttgtttttttttgacaatttaTCAGGTGGAGCATAACTTGtgccattttgttacattagAATTTTTGATGTGTAACGTTCTGGAGGTAATGATTGTGGCATCTCCCTGTTTCACTCTGGTCATGCATTGTGCAGATTGTCTGTATTAATTTACCTTCGGAGAACAAAATTGGCAGATTTTGCACTTAATTGTAGCCTAATCCTCAAATTATGCACATAATTAGAAATCCTGACTAAAGCCaaggttttgtttatttaagccaacctttttttatttatgttttgtactttgtttttgACGTTTtcttttgagtgtgtgtgcgtgattagGACAAAATAACTCCTttgtttctcctcctctcctcaaaAGTGATGCTGGTGCTACTGTGAAGGCAAGCAAAGTTAAGAACATGAATCTTCGGAGAATTGCATCTCGAAGTGCATACAGATAGGCCAATGGTAATTTGAAGTCTATATTCACAATTTAATcgatttattaattttatattttagttttatgtttGTCAATATTTAGTTGTGGTTAGAAAGGGATATGTCTGCACTCcagcatatatttattttactttgaaacCAGAAACATATTACAAAATGTATGGCAACATTAgctttcaaattatattttattttgttcaaacTTTTTTTGCCCTGTTAAATCTGTGGTTcgcaatatttttcattttgttataaTTATGACTAAAAACTTAGTAGTGCctcgtttattttttaatttttagatgttttaaATATACTCCATATGAAAAGTATGTAAggtaataaatataaataaaaccatGCAGTTTTGcgattttctaaaaaaaaaaaaaaattacttgatTTGTGGTTTGttctttcacattttgtttcagtttaaacCTACATAACTCATTCTTTACTTATTTTGCGAGGAGAtaatttcatgtatttcacttaATTTATATCTTGGAAAAATATTCCTTTGTAGAAAATAAACAGGTAATGAGCTATTCTCTATGCTCAAAAATATAGGAAAGAATTTACCCTTTTATACCAATATAATTGCACTTTTTAAACAAGTAAATTTACATCCCAAAAGACAGGTGTAATAATGATTGGCACCTCTGATTTGAGAACTTTCTTGCACCCTCTCTTTGTGAGTATAATCCTACTGGGTAGTGTTCTGTAGCATGTTATGAGATTGGGGAACATATTGAggggattttaaaaatctttttcaagATCCTTCAGGTCCATGTTGTCTGGTGCGTCTTGCTCTCTTCAGTGCAAGCTTTCTATATTCATGTTTatgtctggagactgagatgaacATTGTAGAATAGTGATATTGTGGTCAGTTAACCATTTTGCCAAACTCATAAAATACCATAGAAGACCACTTTGTAGTTTTATCCTTGTGAAGGGAGGTTGCACAAAATACTCTCTTAGGGGTGCTAATCATTTGGCAAataagtttttgttttcagcttaactgagaaatacatattttcaactGGGTTTGTATTGGGAGAAAAACGTGCCGGATTTAGCAAGACCCTTGTTGTCTCTTGGCTTATTTACGTCATTTCATTTCTATGTGGTCACCTGCAAATGTCAAGCTTTTGTTCAGCGCACAAAACCCAATTCCACAAACATGTTGGGAATGTTCTCTCGTGATTGTTCTGTCCTGTTATCGTTTTTTATGTATATAACACTGGACATGAATCTCGGGCTAAATGGTGTCAACTCAAGcgtttaattgaaatgaaatagaaGAGTCGTGCATTGCTTGACGTTTTGACCCCTTTTCATATCgtttaaatattttgctaagttttttttctgtaaggcAGGAAGCAGGCAATTTTGTGTGCACTGTGCGCGGCGGGACAGAGAGTAATCTCTCTCCATCAGGGCAGTGTTATAACATTTCCTGTGTGCTCGTGCTGGCCCTGGCCTGGCTTTCCCCTGCTCTGAGAAAATTTTGTCAAGagtttttcaacaaaaaaatgttacttgGCACTCACAGTATGAGCACGTATCTaggtattttcagtttttgtatccgtggtaaaaataaaaaatgatctgCCACTAGacagaaatatttattattgGGCATGTTTAAACAGTACATCACTGAAGATACACTATTATTCACTGTTATTGCTTCCAGTGTCAGTTTTAGTTGTTGATTTGGAGCTCAGCAGGCTCCCCTTCCTAATGTTACTGTCCTTGTGAATTGAGGGAGAATAGTTTCCGTGGCTAGTGATGTTTGATTTAACAGCATGTTTGGGTTTCTGCTTGCCAAATCTTTAGACTACCACCAGCAGTCACTGTTGGTACATGTGTAGATAAATTCTGCTCTATTCGATTCTGTAGATACTCATGATGTTGTTTTTAGTCAATACATTCCTTAACTGAAATTACATGAGCACCCTATTTTTGGAGATGACTTGCATTAGAATAGGATTTCGCTTGCAGTAAAGTTCAACTCAATATTGATATTGTAATCcaaacatttatataattatatgattttaaattgaattcagCAAACAATGGCATCTCAACAAAAACGTTTTCAgtgtacaaaaatgcacaaaaagtaCTGTCTAGAAATCATTTATTAAAACTTATAAATGTAGGCCTGCTGTTAAAactattgatatcaaaatgaggcctaGTTACTATAAACAATATtgcctatcttagctcacacaaatgaaatgagctCCATTCCAAAGGACTGCagcccaatgtttcctaaatgatttcatgtaacttggccctatGTTTtccatcttaccatctgaacagAATGTCTTCATTTAAAGTTTTTGTGCTTGGGTGatactggagcatttgtgatgatgtaatcagcaggaaaacaaacattttgcgaaaaaatgcaaaataaccaAAATTTGGGGCTTTATCGTGTGGAcgtttgtgaattctgtgtgtttacatgataTCAGTAGGTACaacttaatgtttttaagggctgagagtctacggtcgttgtggttatttctgtaggaaaaaactgaagtgccaaactgttggtgctgtataggtatggggcatgctctgccaagccgtaacttggcagatggcatacctgccatcccaacatAAACCAAGACTGTTATGTAGTAGACAGTTGTTTCCTTGTGTCTTCAATGTAACCACATTGTCTACATTTATAAAACTGAGTTGTATGGAAATCATATTCTCAAGCACAGGGTTGTTTAACACAAGGTCCCATTGACTCACATTACAGCAAGCCAGCCAGTCCTGAAGTCCCCTTTATTAGCAGTGTTgacagttctgtttgtgaaagcTCAAGGCCAGGTCAGGGTTAATATGGCTGTGGAATCGGAAgactcttttctgtgttttgactGCTCTCTTGACGCCGAACGTGTGAACATGTCAACAAGCCAGCATACCTCCCGTCTCTGTCTGGTGTAAGTGTGGGCTTGAGCCACCTGTTGCCTGGCAGCCTTTCAGGAGACCATCGCGCATGGGAAgagttttaaatgaaagcaagtGGTAAATCAGCATTTGTTATAAACTgtgaagagaaaaggaaaagtcGCATTCGTGTCAAATCCATAGCTgaggataaatgttgattgaatcgaGGACTTAGTTCTTACTGTTGCTACATTAATCTGTATGCGTTTGTTAAATCATTACATACGTGCACACCTGAGCTGTTACAACACAACACTTTAGGGGAAAGCAGCACATAGATAAAATCTCAGAACCTGTCTTTGTTTGACCTTGCCCTGGTTTTCCTGCAGATCTTCTGGTGTTTTATAGAAGGGGGAAAACATTTGCCATTGTCTGGATGTATAATGGAAGCACTGAACTGTGACTGATGAGACATCAATGTCTTACGCTGGCATTTCTCATCAGCCAGAGTGTCAAAGGTATTTGTAGTATTTGTCCGTGGTTTGCCACAGTGTATATTGCTTGTTGTGATGTAACAATTTCCTTTTGGCAATGCTGTTATCATTCTGCCttattatttcacattgtgAAGTAATCTTTAGAAACTGGCAATAGGGCCACACTGCAGATCACTGCAGTTGCAGGGATACATGTACAAAGGCTAATTACGTAACATCCTGGCATTCATTTTTAGTAGGAGGGAGCGGGATAGGATTGAAGCGtacatttgtattatattttaacagGAATACCTCCTGTATGTGCCACCTCAGGCCTGACAGCTAAAGCTAAACTGAGCTCCTGATTGAGTGCAGTCACTAAGGATCACTTCTGCTTACCGTAAAAGCTCAGGTGGATTCCCCATTGTTCTGGACATTTTCCCAATCTGGCTCTCCCTGCCTGTACAGCTAATCTTCCTGCGGTTTATTGGCTAAATAAATCCTTCCCTCTCCACCtgagctgatgtgtggtgagctctGTCCTGAAATGATTGACATACATCGTGCAGGTCGCTGGTTGGAGTGGAAGGATTGCTATCCAATGGAAAACTTTGGTTAACACACCACAAGAACTCCTGAGAATTAGAAGGAAACAAGACGAGAACAGgacccacagaaaaaaaaataaaagaaaaaaaaaacactacagtgATTGTTCTACTTATTTGTGCCTTTTTGCCATCTAGTGTAAAAGAAAGGTACTGTTATATTATTGTTACATCGAAATCACTGTCTGAATATCAGAGCCAAGCCCCAGCTTACCATCTGATTACAATCATGATTTTTTCAATTGACCAGGTAACATTAAGAATAGCTTTTTTGGCAATGACACAGGCAAGTGCAACTCTGAATTAAAGATATTGGTTGTAGGTTGTGAAGGGAAGGTTCCAAGAAAGAATTTGTGTTGTAACCAAGTGAGCATTCGTGCATGTGAGGGCAGCAAAAATCTGGCAGGGTGTGGAATTTTGGCTCACGATAGGAATGCTGCTGCTAACCCATATGCTAAACACCCACAACCTAGCACTGACCACAACATCCCCCATAAACTAGGGGAGCCTCTATCCGCCCCTCAGGAACCGCCTGAAAGACATTGCATCAGCTTAAGGATGTTATTGCTCTTTATTTTTGGTTATGCGATCCCAATATTCCAGATTAAAGATTTTGGTCTGTTTCATGGTTTACTCTGAGTTGTCGGTAAGCAGTGCTGGTATGAAGCtggtctgtgttttgtgttagtTGGGTTAGTGACTTAGTCAGTTTCATTTCCAGTTGACCAAGGGGACTCTTTTTATGACTGGGCTCATGAGCTTTCATTGCCTTAAAGTGTGATGTGTCCTGAGGGCTTGAATTGAAGTGCATCCTGAATTTAAATGCTCTTTTTTGGATATGAATCATTAAAAGATAATGcactaattctgccctgcatacATTATTTGGCATTTTCCTCTGTATTTGTGGAATGGGGTATCTGTTGAAGACTTGTCCCCTTTAGAATAGCTCTGCTGGCTGAGTGGACCCCATACCTCACTCCATACAGTGCAATGGCCTGgaaaacaccatttaaaaaatttaaccaGATTTGAATTGGTGTAACAATTTTTagaagttttctttttatagtATAGAGTGCTATTcacgttttttgttttaatgcaatCACTGCCTTGCTAAAGCTCCCTGATGCTGTAATTGTCAAACCAAGATAGGTGTAATTCAGAGTGCATTCTAAGGCGGTGTTGtctagaaaaaaaactggaacctgttttcctgacatctggcttttttttttgaaagatcattacttttgtctttttttaagtttactatcagggcccagttctgacagAAATCCTTTACCAGAGCTAACAGAAATCCTTGCATATGCCCTAAAATTTAAGTGTTGTTTCAATCATAGGATGTTAGTGTTCTAGACTTTAATTTATTGCTATGTCCACAAGATGGAGTAGTGGGTCCTTTACATGCAAATATGTTACATAATAATATGGGTCACAGTACCTTGGATTTGGTTGAGCTTTTGAGTAACAAAAACCAATGGGAGGTGGTTAGTTtgcaatttaattaatataGGCTACAATATAATATAGGCTCATAATTTGTTTCACAGTTTCATTCGAAAGAGTGTAAAAGTATCTTCTTTGCATCAATCAGGATTCTTGGACTCAGCGTTCTACATGTGATGTCTGAATCTGGTTTGATTATTGAAGCCTGTGTTATTGCTTCAGGGAAACTGGTGTGCAACGGAAAGCTGAAGGATCCGTTAACTTGTTTTAAGTCTTCTCTGAAAATTAGTCATATTTTGACAGTCGAAAATGTCACGATTACTTTCACGTTCAGCGGATCTTCTAAGCATTAGGTGTAAGGACACCTCCGCGCATAAAGTGCGTTCCTACTCTTCCTTGTGGACTAATAATAAATGTACACTCCGTAAACACTTTGTTTACGAACAGAACCGAGCCATCTTCACGTCCCAGAGACAACGGATTTTTACATTCTTCCGCTCAATGCGTTCAAAGTTTTGGTTTTTAGGGCTTGGCGCTGGGTTTGCGTTGGCATTAGGGTTAAAGGACCGAGTGTACTTTTCTGAACGTTGTGAGTGCAACAACACAGAAAACGATCGCTCAGTATCTGCGAGTTATAGCACTGCCATAGAAACAAGCAGAGACCTACTCCAGAGGATAAAGGTACAGGTATTCAGAAAGGTTTTTTCTTTCGTATCGTTATCATTTTCGATTGGTGTTATTACGGGGGTGATCTTGACCATCAGCTAGGCAAATGTAGCTTTTGAATTGACACAGATTTTATTATGTCATTCAGATTATTTTAATTGACCAGTGTCACTGGCACAGAATATATTTGGTAATATCGGAAATTTGCTACAATAGCCCATCAAAATTGTATTAATGATCTTGCTATTAAGTACATTCTGTATCTGGGACATTCCGTGTGAATGTGGACCGAAAATTACCTTGATGTTAACTTAAAATGTCCTTATACAGATAGGATATTTGACTCATATATGAAATTTGGATAAAAATAGTTTTGCCACTACACGTGCCTCCATCCACCCCGTGTAATTTTAATCGTACATTGATATCTTGGTATTGTTTGTATGAGTTTGTTTTATATACGTGAAAGGTGATAGTCCAACCGGATGGAGAAAGCTCACTTTCACTTCACTTCAGATAGCCTTTGTTAATCCACTCAAAAAACACCAGGGACCCCACTctatatatgtttgtgtttaggcagtacatttttataaaaccacatatttaaaacaagcagaataaaaactggtacctttttttttttaatatataaaaattgcTCAGTGAAAATAACATCCAGAATCATTATTAGCCTGTCCTGTAAGGATTATAAGAATACGAAGATGTTGTTGGTTCAATGAACAGTTCATAATTGGTGTCTTAAATGAGTCACCAAAAGTGCTCTAAAATGCTTTTGTATCCAAAACCTGAAAATTTCAGTTAAATGTAAGATTTCAAGGGACTTTTATGTCCCAAATTCACGTGGAATGTCCAATCTCAGAATTGTACCTGAAACTTACATTTTCTGATAAATTTAAGTCATCAAGTCAGGACATGTTAAACAGTTCTACCACCTACCTTGGagcaaaataactttttttttttttttaattattcacaaaCCTCTCAATCACATGTTTTTTCTGTCCATAATGTGGTGTTCATAAGAgtagtgcatatttttttataaatttggtCTGACGCTACagtcctctctcttccttttcgTGGGAAAAGGATGAAGTGGCAGCTCCGGGGATAGTAGTTGGGGTGTCTGTGGATGGGACTCCGATATGGCTTGAAGGTTGGTGTTGTATAAACTGtagtatgtatatatgcatttgtttgtgtggcTGTAGGGAGGTATTTTACTAATGTGACACTTTGCATGCTTTAAGGTCTGGGCTACGCTGACCTGGAGAACAGAGTGGCCTGTGGCCCACAGACGCGGATGCGCATCGCTAGCATTAGCAAGCCCCTCACGGCAGTAGCGGTGGCCAGGCTCTGGGCAGAGGGCCGGCTGGATCTCGACGCCCCTGTGCAGAAATATGTTCCAGAATTCCCAGAGAAACAGTTTGAGGGTGAAGCCGTAAGTCAcagtaacatgaaatgtttcCAGAATGTCGTTTCTTACGTTGTTTGGCTTCTGGGCTGCCATACACCATGAAAATCATTGAAACACTTTCAAATTAGAGAAACAGAATCAAGGGTTTGAAAGTTACTGAAATAATGTCTAACTGAGGTGGTATTTCCTCCTGGTTTGACTCGGTATAGGTTTGGTCAGAGTAATATTTACTTTGTGGACTGGACTTGGActtgtgttcatggctatgagtaactgtacaaaatgagcattgttgtaccttatcggacctgtgttttgtagttgctccaatgacctttggAATGCACTTACTGCACGTCGCTTTGCattaaagcgtctgccaaataaatgtaatgtaatgtattttgaaGTGAGAGATTTCAGCCATATTGAAAATCCACATGTCCATGTTTTATATGGTTATAACTTATATCTCTGCGccaataggttttttttttggtgtgaatTTTCAGGTCACGATAACCCCACGGATGTTGCTATCCCATCTGAGTGGGATTCGTCACTACGAGAAGAATGCAAAGAAGGTAATAGAGGATAAGGAAAAAGCAAAGAGACTTTTGAAGCCACCAGAGAGGAAAATCAAAGAGAACGAGAAGAATGTTGAAAACAAAGAATCCCCTAAAAACAAGGACAGCGGCACCAAGAGTACGGAGGCCAAGCAAAAGAAGGAGTTTGAGCATGAAGAGTACTACCTGAAAGAAAGTTTTGAGAGTGTAATTCATGCCCTGGATTTGTTTAAAGATGACCCACTTATTTTCAAACCAGGTAAGATTCTAAGCAGCCAGTGACGAAAGATTCACACAGCTGAAGTAGAGACATCCCTACAACTCCTTGAATAAAAATTAGAATCTGCATCCATTATCTCAAATCTGGCAGTATTATGACCAAATTAGATAAGTACTGTGTTCCTTAAAAATGGTAGGTGTATTTTGGTGTCTGCAGGCACCACCTTCCTGTACTCCACCCATGCCTACACCCTGCTCAGTGCAGTGGTGGAGAGAGTGGTGGGTCAGCGCTTCCTGGATCACATGATGAAGGAGTTCCGCGAACTGGGCATGCTCAACACCGTACCAGATGAGAATGACCCCATTATAT
Encoded here:
- the lactb gene encoding serine beta-lactamase-like protein LACTB, mitochondrial isoform X2, giving the protein MSRLLSRSADLLSIRCKDTSAHKVRSYSSLWTNNKCTLRKHFVYEQNRAIFTSQRQRIFTFFRSMRSKFWFLGLGAGFALALGLKDRVYFSERCECNNTENDRSVSASYSTAIETSRDLLQRIKDEVAAPGIVVGVSVDGTPIWLEGLGYADLENRVACGPQTRMRIASISKPLTAVAVARLWAEGRLDLDAPVQKYVPEFPEKQFEGEAVTITPRMLLSHLSGIRHYEKNAKKVIEDKEKAKRLLKPPERKIKENEKNVENKESPKNKDSGTKSTEAKQKKEFEHEEYYLKESFESVIHALDLFKDDPLIFKPGTTFLYSTHAYTLLSAVVERVVGQRFLDHMMKEFRELGMLNTVPDENDPIIYHRSRFYRFNKKGRVVNCPYVDNSYKWAGGGFLSTVGDLLLFGNAMLYSYQVAHVKNVKGLLPGFLKPETVRAVWAPVDKTEGSWDKDGLYGMGWLVVEKQQNYGHCRSRRHYVSHTGGAVGASSVLLVLPSDPVEPRGNSPVPPKGVVVTIIANMQSVGLNSTALKIAQEFDKARGV
- the lactb gene encoding serine beta-lactamase-like protein LACTB, mitochondrial isoform X1, whose translation is MSRLLSRSADLLSIRCKDTSAHKVRSYSSLWTNNKCTLRKHFVYEQNRAIFTSQRQRIFTFFRSMRSKFWFLGLGAGFALALGLKDRVYFSERCECNNTENDRSVSASYSTAIETSRDLLQRIKVQDEVAAPGIVVGVSVDGTPIWLEGLGYADLENRVACGPQTRMRIASISKPLTAVAVARLWAEGRLDLDAPVQKYVPEFPEKQFEGEAVTITPRMLLSHLSGIRHYEKNAKKVIEDKEKAKRLLKPPERKIKENEKNVENKESPKNKDSGTKSTEAKQKKEFEHEEYYLKESFESVIHALDLFKDDPLIFKPGTTFLYSTHAYTLLSAVVERVVGQRFLDHMMKEFRELGMLNTVPDENDPIIYHRSRFYRFNKKGRVVNCPYVDNSYKWAGGGFLSTVGDLLLFGNAMLYSYQVAHVKNVKGLLPGFLKPETVRAVWAPVDKTEGSWDKDGLYGMGWLVVEKQQNYGHCRSRRHYVSHTGGAVGASSVLLVLPSDPVEPRGNSPVPPKGVVVTIIANMQSVGLNSTALKIAQEFDKARGV